From the genome of Salvia splendens isolate huo1 chromosome 7, SspV2, whole genome shotgun sequence:
TCAGACCCAACTCGTCGAAACCATGATAGTACATATTGTCATCGACGGTACTCCAAAGCATCCTGAAGCGTAGTAAACCACCCTGCGGAATGAAAACCAACACAAAATATTACTCATTCCAATACAAATTAATGAAAACAATTATGTACCTAGTAAATTCCATTTCATCAAGCCATCATAAATCAATTACCGTTTCTTCTTGATTCTCTATCTTCATGAGAAGCTCCTAGAACCAAAATATCACAACATGAAGTTAAATTGACTAAGAGCATAACAagagtgagtgtgtgtgtggcTTAGGTAATTTGAGTTTATTAATCCGCAAGAGATGGAGCTGGTGGTCCAGCTCAACCAGCTCTTCATACTCTATGTTGCTCAACTCATCACCCTTGATTGAATAAAttatttgtttcttttgtcatacaacaagattaactaattaatactaTGTCTTCTATTTTAATTACCCCTAAGAATAGCATGAATGTCGATTCTAATGATATAATTATCCAAACTAGTAATTCAAGTTATACTTAAGAAGATGACGAACACCTACCTCTCTGCAATTCATAATCGAAATACAAAACCAATTAAACAAACATACTAACATACAAACGAAAACACGATGCTATGAATTATGATGAAGGTTGTGACGCCAATTGTTCTCACAtttaaatagaaactttcttaatgaaaattttgataataagaaaTCTAATTTTGGATATACTACATTCAATTTTCCTTATTTTCCATAATTCAATTAATGATTGAATAAATCTAATTCAATCATATATTCTGCAAATCTCGTAAAATAACGTATAAACAAATAAGGCTAGTTAATTTGGAAAAATTCGATTTTAGAAAGAAGGTTCCTGATACaagttttaattatttataataaattattactattactattactattattattattattactactactactattattattattattattattattattattattattattattattattattagtatataaTTTTAAGACATTTGTACCGACCCACATCTTATATGCCAACTAAAGACCAAATGTGAACAGCAAACATTAACCAACATATGACCAACTAAAGGTTCGATTTATATGATGTATATTTCGATTACAATGATAAGCTCATTCAAGCCAAACTTTCACCAACAAAAACTTGAAACTACCATAGAGAGAACTACATGAAAGttttaggaacacaaaaaaaaaagaaaagaaaagaaaagccACCCCCGATCAGGGTTCACCAACAATTGAGACGACCGACCCTCACATCCAAGGACGCAGAAAGGACTTGCCCCGCTCAGTCATCACGCTTCGAATCCAATTCCAGAAGTATCTTTTTTCTTGGGCCCTGACACATTGATGCAGAACATGAAATGAGCAGACATTTTCCAATGACAACAAAATCTCAGAATGCAGAAGTCTAGAAGCCTCAACATGTTTTTACCCCAACAGATATCTTTCCAAGCATAGGTAGTCAACATCAACTGAAAAAGGATTGATTACAAGATGTATATGATGGTGACGCTCAAGAGAGATTCTCACCGTCCTTTTGAATTGAGTTTTTATACTTTCAAATGTCTATGGCTTCGAAACTCTTGATTTACAAAGTCATTTAGCTTTTACTGTCGCTCTAGTTGTTGCAACCCCTATTTTCATGAATGGTGTCTAGACAGAACAGGTAATCTCATTTATATAGTTACGGCAGTAACATGAGAAAACACAATCAAAACGATATCTGGAATACTTAACAAGCATGATGGGGTTCGAGGGTGGaaacaacaaagtgtaaaaCAATAAGAAAAGCTTAATAAGAAATAATCACCATTGGAATTCCCATAGCTTTAAGATCTTCATCACTCATGTGTACCAGAGCTGCCATATCAACCTGTAAAATCAAACCACAATAACTAATTGAACATACCGAAAACGGAACTGAGAAtaacaaagaaacaaaaattaaGTAGCCATACTTCTTCAGCCTGAAATGTAATTGCATATTTATCGAGACCCAGCGACTGCAAGAAATTTTCCACAGAATCGACCTGCATATAAAAAACATAATCTTACTTCTTCACACTGACGGGTAACACTCATGTCAAGTTACTAGAAGACAAGATACTCTCACAACCTAAGACAGTCAAAGGGATAAGATGgtaacattttaccttctgctGAACCTTTTTCTTTGATACAGATGTAGAAACCCTTGCTTCTTGTCGCGCAGGGGCTTGAGCTATGACACTCTTCCTAGTTGGTTTACTAGCTTCGGTTACAGGCTTTGGCCGGACTGCTGGAGGCTTGTACTCAACAGGACGAGAGTAGAGCGCACCAGAGAGCTTCTCACGTAGATCCCTTCCACCTCCAGGTCCCCGTACAAATTGTGACGATTGCTCGATACTCTTTCTTTGGAGCTTCAGGCGAAGATCTCTGGCACCAACCTTCCGACCTTTAGAGGCCATAGGTTGATAAAACAAACGCCATATCAGCTAAGTCACAACAAGCAAACCAACACAAACACTACAGATATATAATGAGTCTCAAATTAGAAAATGAATCCATACCCGAGACTTGGGGTCCATCTCCCTCATAAAGATCATGTTCCCATTTGTCATCGTCTTCTCTTTGTCTGCATGAAATAATTGAATTCGCTAAATAAGGGGGGCTTCATTTTCCCCAGGGAAGGAAAAACAGTGATCTGCTAGACACTTCTTCCACAAGAAAAACTGCCCTGCTTCATTCCAATCAAACAGACATTTTCACACTTAAATCTCACATCATATTATGATGGGCTCTCTACACGCTCGGTATCCTCAAATCGACTCTCGAAATGACTGTCCTCTACAAGAAAGTGACTATTCTATCCAAAACCACCCAACCACAGCTCTTAATTTACCAAAAACACGAGGTAGTTTGGCATCTGAACTTATAAAAACCTACAAGCAACAtaaatttcacacacaaacCTATCAAATTCTCCTAAGTTAGTACACAATTTTTTCCCAAAGCCATTCATAGCAGCAAATCATAAAGTTTGAattgaaacaaaaacaaattaactAACAACTGCAACTCACGAGACTTAAATCAGCTCTCCGAAAAACTCGAAAATTGCACTTGAAGGAACGCTAATAACACCTAATTCGGACGCACTAATAGGGAGAGCAAGTGGAAGTTAACCTCTTGCCGGAGATAGGTCTGCGGCGTCCAAGACCGGCGGTGGAATTTCCTTCGAGGCGATCCTTGACCGACCTATTAGATTGAGACTCGATTTGATCAGCGTACATTGTGTACTAAAAATCGCCAAAATTTCCTCCTCAAAAACCCTAAGCCAAAATCCCAAACCGGCTAATTCAGAAGTGAGAAGGTGAAAAAATTGTTGCTGAGAGAGAAGGATCGAAATGCAAATTTTAGGGAAAATGCAGAAAACCTACGCGAGCCCTTTGGGTGTTTTCTTTTGGAATTAGGAATTTAACAAATCAGTaattcaaatatatataaaatcgtatatttatttatgaataaaatgatTACATGATGATGATAGTATTAAGATACTTTAAATGAGATGTAGCGGGAGTAATAGTATTTGTTAAAAAcatgaatttatgaaatattaatatgaatatatgtatatttaagAATAAAAGGATTACATGATATTAAAATAAACTCTAAAATGAGATGTAACAGCAGTAATATTTGTTAAAAACttgaatataaaattttaatattaatatatgtcTACTTTGTTAGTGGAGTATTTTATGTGTAATATGATTGCAAGGAATAAGGATCTTAGATCATTCATCCCGAGCATTATAAAGTTGAAATACTTATTTCGTTTCGTATAAGAATAACAACTTATAAACGTAAATATTGTTATTAAGGTCAGTGACAACACAAATTAATCACATGAACTCTCCATCTCATTCCTTGTAGATTAAGTTATGTGGAattccttctttttttcttgAGTAGGATCACACTAAGTGGGAGATGCTCCAAATGCTACAACTGCCAAGCAGCAGCTACACCGGCTACCAACGCGACTTTTGCTAGTAACTTATACTTCGAGGAGGACCTCCCAGCTAAGTCTGATGGTTCCGGAGGTTCCCATGGCTTTCCTCGCAACTTAGCAGTGAGTTTGGATATCATCAGCGTCAACGGGCTTGCCTTTCTTGCACCTGCAAGGACAATATAATTCAAGCACGTTGGAACTGTGCGATCAAAAAGCCAAAAACCTCGAGCAGCATTTTGATCAGGATAAGATTTCATTGTTATTTAATTCTACTAGCAGTCTAATTTTTAAAGTGATTGGTCAAAAACTTATCATGCTCTTTCTATTTCTTGGTAACTAGTTACTGAATAGATCCAGAAGGAGGGTGTGACATTACCTTTTCCGCTTAGAAGCCTTTCTTCTTCACTAACACGTCTTCTTAGTGCATTCAGAAGGGGTCCAAACTATAAAGCGAAAACTGTGCAGGTGATTGTTATCACATTGTAAGGAATGCTAAAATCTGGAGTTGTCAAAGGCACAAGGAGTACTTCTGTGTACGAGATAGCAGGAACCTCTTCCTAAGAGGAGGAGCGATGAATTACATAGTGAATCGAATAAGAAGAAACACAGATGAAAGCATCAAATAGTTTGCATCAGTACCTGTAACTTTGGACAATATAGGTACTTGTTCTAAGGAATTTTCATGAAAACTCATGTTTGCTACGAAATCAGTAAATTGAATCACTGCTGATGGAATGTCGAAGCCCTGATTTGCACCCGGAGGATATTCATCAATATGAAGAAACCCCTGCCGGAACAGCAACAAGAATTAAACACTGGGAAAACAATGCTGAATAGAGTATCACCAAAAGGAGAGCTAAATTATAACCcatataaaagaaataaacagtGGAAAGATTTATTGCATTAGCAAGTAAGAGCATAAAGTAAATAGCAGCAAATAGAAGACACTGCTCATCTTTCATTTCTTTAACAAATTAGATCTCAAAAGGCAATCTTTACATACGATGATACAAAATGGTTGCTTCAAATTGAGTAGTTTGTCTTATATCCAAAGAAGATATTGACTTTACATACCTTATCAAACTCCAAAGTCAATGCCGCTGTACGAACACTACAAGGTAATCTCAAGATCATTTCCATCACTCCAGTGGACACTTTGTCTTCAGAAGGCGAAACAAGTATTTTCTCTATGTTTTCAGTAGACGATTGAGGTTCTCCATCTAAAAACAATTTCAAAGTATGATAATACACCTTGACATACCAAGGTACCATTTGGAATATGCCCACTCTGAGCAAACATTCATTCTCATCATAACCACCAGTTCTTTCTACATTGTTGGTGCTCCTGGTAGATTTCATTGAGATAGCGATAGCTCCCCTTTCAttcccacttcctaataaaaaaCGGCTAGCCTGTAAGGGTGCCTGCCGGCTTGACCAGGCCAACGGCACCTTCCAGTTCAATCTCAAATCAAATGGCTTGAATTCATTGGAATCCTCAACTGAAAATTCATAAAGGATAGAGCCTGCTTTATGAATATTCCCGGATTCTCTTATAACCCTTTTTGGAGGTAGTGATAATTCAAATAGAGGATTATCTTGGAAGCCCTCACCAACAGAAATAGCATTCTCCGAAGCTTCACTACCTTCCCTTAATTTATCCCCCAAAGACACTAAATTCTGTTCCAATTGCACATACACATTACTAGAGCTAGAAAGAGAGCATTTTCCGCTAactgacctgccaaataacgaGCTCAAGGACCAGTTTGGTTGCAGTGCTTTTCCAGAAAAAGTGTCTGGTCGAAGAACAATTGTAAGGGTTTGTTCAAGCACTATCCCAATACTCGTCTCAGATGCATCAGATTCATCTGATTTCAAATGCACCCTCTGGGAATGATAATAGCCCCGGTATATTGAAGGCCGGTCCATCAACGAAGAAAGCCCAGCTTTGTCTCTGCAGGGAAGCAACTTCAACCATGGTGTGAGATTCTCTGTGCACACAGCCTCACGAGGCAATGTGCCATATCGTAATTTTCCTGAAGCCGACCCAAAGCTCCAGTGAGGTGCAG
Proteins encoded in this window:
- the LOC121742617 gene encoding ankyrin repeat and SAM domain-containing protein 4B-like — translated: MYADQIESQSNRSVKDRLEGNSTAGLGRRRPISGKRQREDDDKWEHDLYEGDGPQVSGRKVGARDLRLKLQRKSIEQSSQFVRGPGGGRDLREKLSGALYSRPVEYKPPAVRPKPVTEASKPTRKSVIAQAPARQEARVSTSVSKKKVQQKVDSVENFLQSLGLDKYAITFQAEEVDMAALVHMSDEDLKAMGIPMGPRKKILLELDSKRDD
- the LOC121741768 gene encoding GPI transamidase component PIG-T-like yields the protein MSRFKSFVLLFLALFSTTASIKVEELNEELTEALLLRPLPDRKVFAHFHFRSSAPPSQRYGRHHHISPKSIYQLVHKFQVREMELSFTQGRWNYERWGGIDPISSSNAKPPGVELWAEFDVPHDQVDDSWKNLTHALSGLFCASINFLERSTSYSAPHWSFGSASGKLRYGTLPREAVCTENLTPWLKLLPCRDKAGLSSLMDRPSIYRGYYHSQRVHLKSDESDASETSIGIVLEQTLTIVLRPDTFSGKALQPNWSLSSLFGRSVSGKCSLSSSSNVYVQLEQNLVSLGDKLREGSEASENAISVGEGFQDNPLFELSLPPKRVIRESGNIHKAGSILYEFSVEDSNEFKPFDLRLNWKVPLAWSSRQAPLQASRFLLGSGNERGAIAISMKSTRSTNNVERTGGYDENECLLRVGIFQMVPWYVKVYYHTLKLFLDGEPQSSTENIEKILVSPSEDKVSTGVMEMILRLPCSVRTAALTLEFDKGFLHIDEYPPGANQGFDIPSAVIQFTDFVANMSFHENSLEQVPILSKVTGRGSCYLVHRSTPCAFDNSRF